One part of the Torulaspora delbrueckii CBS 1146 chromosome 8, complete genome genome encodes these proteins:
- the CDC53 gene encoding cullin CDC53 (similar to Saccharomyces cerevisiae CDC53 (YDL132W); ancestral locus Anc_7.296) gives MTDILPRSDDLEATWSFIEPGIAQILGRDGLTTTTNKRVNKVLSPTMYMEVYTAIYNYCVNKSKSSGQFNADKQENQSSILVGSEIYEKLKKYLKDHISGFERNSNESFLQFYVRRWKRFTVGTIFLNHAFDYMNRYWVQKERSDGKRHIFDVNTLCLMTWKNVMFDPNSDTLVNEILDQITLERGGNIIQRSNVTAAIKSFVALGIDPQDLKKLNLNVYIPVFEKPFLKRTEEYYKQYSADYLTTHSVTEYIFKAREVISAEEKGMVIYWDEHTKKPLSETLNAVLITQHAEELKAEFVTLLDSRENAKISAVYNLMQRDITLLPELANAYEEYIRKSGENEVSQLISLQKAAITNGSEEGLQHNKKANLMALHSLSPKDYVKKLLEVYRTFRSMTNDCFLSDPLFTKALDNACRAYVNNNAFALPAGAPRSATSKTPEMLAKYSDQLLKKSTKPEVAHDMSVDDIMMLFKFLTDKDAFESYYRRLFAKRLIHGTSISDSDEESVIQRLQSENSMEYTGKITKMFQDVRLSKVLEEDFDQMIKGLPNYTKEKYPDSQPFILAETMWPFSYQEVDFKLPKELEPSHTKLEGLYSSKHNGRVLKWLWPLCRGEIRADIGKPGRPPFLFTVTLFQISILLLYNDADVLTLEKIQEGTNLSIQNIAAAMVPFLKFKLMQQVPPGLENLVKAETQFKISRPYKALKSKINFAGGVKNDVLNALNSSSDSQRTGQELTETEKIEKELSAERQIFLEACIVRIMKANRKLPHTTLVNECIAQSHQWFNAKVSLIKKAIDSLIQKEYLQRCDDGESYKYLA, from the coding sequence ATGACAGATATATTGCCCAGATCAGACGATTTGGAAGCCACTTGGAGCTTTATCGAACCAGGGATCGCACAGATCTTAGGTCGGGATGGGCTTACAACTACTACCAATAAGCGAGTTAACAAAGTTTTATCCCCTACCATGTATATGGAAGTGTACACTGCTATTTACAATTACTGTGTGAACAAATCGAAGTCTTCGGGCCAATTTAATGCCGATAAGCAAGAGAACCAATCTTCGATCCTTGTGGGTAGTGAGATTtatgaaaagttgaagaaatactTAAAGGATCACATTTCGGGGTTTGAGAGAAATTCAAATGAGAGTTTTCTACAGTTTTACGTGAGACGCTGGAAACGGTTTACAGTGGGGaccattttcttgaatcatGCCTTTGATTATATGAATAGATATTGGGTGCAGAAGGAAAGGAGTGATGGAAAGAGACATATTTTCGATGTTAATACGCTGTGTTTGATGACGTGGAAAAATGTGATGTTTGACCCAAATAGCGACACTTTGGTTAACGAGATTTTAGATCAAATTACATTGGAGAGAGGCGGTAATATTATTCAGAGAAGCAATGTGACAGCTGCAATCAAATCGTTTGTTGCCTTGGGAATTGACCCAcaggatttgaagaaattaaaCTTAAACGTTTACATTCCAGTATTTGAAAAACcgttcttgaaaaggaCAGAAGAGTACTACAAGCAATACTCTGCGGATTACTTGACTACCCATTCCGTTACTGAGTATATCTTCAAAGCGCGTGAAGTTATCTCTGCTGAGGAAAAGGGCATGGTCATTTATTGGGACGAGCATACTAAAAAACCACTCTCCGAGACTTTGAATGCAGTGCTCATAACACAACACGCAGAGGAGCTCAAAGCAGAATTTGTCACTTTACTTGACTCACGGGAAAATGCCAAGATATCTGCAGTTTACAATCTAATGCAAAGAGACATTACGCTCTTACCGGAGCTAGCAAATGCATATGAAGAATATATCAGGAAAAGTGGTGAAAATGAAGTATCTCAGTTAATCTCACTACAAAAAGCTGCAATTACCAATGGCTCTGAGGAGGGTTTACAACACAACAAGAAGGCCAATTTGATGGCATTGCATTCACTATCCCCTAAGGACTACgtcaagaaacttcttgaagtttaTCGTACATTCAGGTCAATGACTAACGATTGCTTTTTGAGCGATCCTTTATTCACCAAAGCGCTAGACAATGCATGTCGGGCTTATGTAAACAACAATGCGTTCGCATTACCAGCTGGAGCACCGAGATCTGCCACGTCAAAGACCCCTGAAATGTTGGCCAAGTATAGTGATcaactattgaagaaatctaCAAAACCAGAAGTGGCGCATGACATGagtgttgatgatattatgatgctcttcaaatttttgacgGATAAAGACGCATTTGAATCATACTATAGAAGGCTGTTTGCcaagagattgattcaCGGTACGTCGATCAGCGatagtgatgaagaatcagTGATCCAAAGGTTGCAAAGTGAAAACAGTATGGAATACACCGGCAAGATTACAAAGATGTTTCAGGACGTTAGACTATCgaaagttcttgaagaagattttgatcaaatgaTAAAAGGCTTACCAAATTACACCAAGGAAAAGTATCCAGATTCCCAACCTTTCATCCTAGCCGAAACAATGTGGCCTTTTTCGTATCAAGAAGTAGATTTCAAATTACCCAAGGAATTAGAACCTTCTCATACCAAATTAGAAGGATTGTATTCTTCGAAACACAACGGTAGAGTACTAAAGTGGCTATGGCCACTATGTCGTGGTGAAATAAGAGCCGATATTGGAAAACCAGGTAGACCACCATTCCTATTCACCGTAACATTATTCCAGATCTCTATTCTATTGCTCTACAACGATGCCGATGTGCTCACTTTAGAGAAGATCCAAGAAGGAACCAACCTGTCGATTCAGAATATCGCTGCTGCGATGGTTCCATTCTTAAAGTTTAAGCTAATGCAACAGGTCCCGCCAGGTCTAGAAAACCTTGTAAAAGCCGAAACTCAGTTCAAGATCTCTCGCCCCTACAAGGCACTAAAGAGCAAGATCAATTTCGCAGGTGGTGTCAAAAACGATGTATTGAACGCtttaaactcttcatccgACTCCCAAAGAACCGGCCAAGAACTCACAGAGACCGAAAAGATCGAAAAGGAGTTAAGTGCAGAGAGACAGATCTTTTTAGAAGCCTGTATTGTGCGGATCATGAAAGCCAACAGGAAACTACCTCATACTACACTGGTCAACGAGTGCATTGCACAATCGCACCAGTGGTTTAACGCAAAAGTTTCactgatcaagaaagccATAGACTCATTAATCCAGAAGGAATACTTGCAGAGGTGCGATGATGGTGAATCATATAAATATCTAGCATAG
- the TDEL0H01500 gene encoding uncharacterized protein (similar to Saccharomyces cerevisiae INH1 (YDL181W) and STF1 (YDL130W-A); ancestral locus Anc_7.294), which yields MFVARPSVVRSLRLQKAIRCYTDSNGPIGSGGTDNSFTKREKANEDYFVRQHEKEQLQRLRQQLKEHQDKVDTIKNKIESLSKK from the coding sequence ATGTTTGTAGCCCGCCCATCAGTTGTACGTTCCCTCAGATTGCAAAAAGCTATCCGTTGTTATACAGACAGTAACGGCCCAATCGGTAGCGGAGGTACCGATAACAGCTTTACCAAACGTGAAAAGGCCAATGAGGACTACTTTGTGCGCCAACACGAGAAGGAACAGCTACAACGTTTACGCCAGCAACTAAAGGAACATCAAGACAAAGTCGATACCATTAAAAACAAGATTGAGTCCTTGTCAAAGAAATAG
- the LYS21 gene encoding homocitrate synthase LYS21 (similar to Saccharomyces cerevisiae LYS20 (YDL182W) and LYS21 (YDL131W); ancestral locus Anc_7.295), translated as MSENFQKVTESAAEPQQANPYGPNPADYLSNVNNFQLIDSTLREGEQFANAFFTTEKKIEIAKALDAFGVDYIELTSPVASEQSRQDCEAICKLGLKAKILTHIRCHMDDARVAVETGVDGVDVVIGTSKFLRQYSHGKDMNYIAKSAVEVIEFVKSKGIEIRFSSEDSFRSDLVDLLNIYKTVDKIGVNRVGIADTVGCANPRQVYELVRTLRSVVSCDIECHFHNDTGCAIANAYTALEGGARLIDTCVLGIGERNGIVPLGGLMARMIVASPDYVKSKYKLHKLRDLENLVAESVEVNIPFNNPITGFCAFTHKAGIHAKAILANPSTYEILDPHDFGMKRYIHFANRLTGWNAIKSRVDQLNLNLTDDQCKEVTTKIKKLGDVRPLNIDDVDSIIKDFHAEIATPKIAAMKRDPQDLELEDSQLKKPKN; from the coding sequence ATGAGTGAGAACTTTCAGAAAGTTACTGAATCAGCAGCCGAGCCACAACAGGCCAATCCATATGGACCAAACCCGGCAGATTATTTGTCTAATGTCAACAATTTCCAACTAATTGATTCGACTTTGCGTGAAGGTGAACAATTCGCCAACgctttcttcaccactgaaaagaagatcgaaaTTGCAAAGGCTTTGGATGCTTTCGGTGTTGACTACATCGAGTTGACCTCTCCTGTGGCCTCTGAACAAAGTCGTCAGGACTGTGAAGCCATTTGCAAATTAGGATTGAAAGCTAAGATTCTAACACATATTCGTTGTCACATGGATGATGCCCGTGTAGCTGTCGAAACCGGGGTCGATGGTGTCGACGTTGTCATCGGTACGTCCAAATTCTTAAGACAATACTCTCATGGTAAGGATATGAACTATATCGCCAAGAGTGCTGTGGAAGTGATTGAGTTTGTCAAATCCAAAGGTATTGAAATCCGTTTCTCTTCAGAGGACTCCTTCAGAAGTGACTTGGTCGATTTACTGAATATCTACAAGACTGTCGATAAGATCGGTGTGAATCGTGTCGGTATCGCCGACACAGTCGGTTGTGCCAACCCAAGACAGGTGTACGAACTGGTACGTACCTTGAGAAGTGTTGTTTCCTGTGACATCGAGTGTCATTTCCACAACGATACCGGTTGTGCCATTGCAAACGCTTACACCGCCTTGGAAGGTGGTGCTCGTTTAATCGACACCTGTGTGCTTGGAATTGGTGAACGTAACGGTATCGTACCACTGGGAGGTCTAATGGCCCGTATGATTGTTGCATCGCCCGATTACGTCAAATCTAAATACAAATTGCACAAGCTAAGAGATCTAGAAAACTTGGTCGCTGAAAGTGTAGAAGTGAACATCCCATTCAACAACCCAATCACCGGTTTCTGTGCATTCACTCACAAAGCCGGTATCCATGCCAAAGCTATCCTGGCAAATCCATCCACTTACGAGATCCTGGACCCACACGATTTCGGTATGAAGCGTTATATCCATTTCGCCAACCGTCTAACGGGTTGGAATGCCATCAAATCGCGTGTGGAccaattgaatttgaacCTGACAGACGACCAATGTAAGGAAGTCACTaccaagatcaagaaactagGTGATGTTCGTCCGCTCAACATCGATGATGTCGACTCTatcatcaaagatttcCACGCAGAAATTGCAACCCCAAAGATTGCCGCTATGAAAAGAGACCCACAAGACTTGGAACTGGAAGACAGCCAGCTCAAGAAGCCCAAGAACTAG